The Candidatus Mycolicibacterium alkanivorans genome contains a region encoding:
- the eccCa gene encoding type VII secretion protein EccCa, producing MSKRGFVRGARTPAPTVPPARVVVAPPLALPEREPRNILLMIALPALLVGIIGTLVVMYTSGVRSLQSGFFPMIGLVGFGALMFSGRFGRGRRISWGEQEKQRRIYLRQLDEDRDEVQRAAQEQRRSQLFVHGDPQGLDTVIGGPRMWERRPTDPDFLDVRLGIGVQSTADSAVSLQWPEVPVGEELEPVTGRALRDFILEQSKIRGIGKVLSLRSKPGFSFIGEDPAQLHAFMRAVLCSLAVCHSPSDIKLMVVTRHPELWSWLVWLPHNQHDEMFDACGMRRLVFGSPTELEDALDSELHRKGRGPWAPPSGSSPTTMLSPMESAIAGSALGPHWVIVDDNVGTPEQWEGVTGQKGMAGITVLRLATRPGVGVGFADGDERFELREGRLCHRGAFYAVADMLAESTSDRYARALARWSPMTAGELSETDSQGGELLRALGISDPRVLDVDRLWADSRGRGDPRWAMVPVGVKPGGELQYVILRAKDFGGFGFHSVVIGTSGSGKSEYFLSLCNGIALTHSPETFIVIFVDMKFESAAQDLEGLPHVVGSLSNLGKDDRHLAERMRKAIDGEIARRYRLFKDAGARDANEYEEMRLAGRDLEPVPILLVIIDEYLELFHHHPEWIDLVIHIGQEGRGCNVFFTLGGQRLDLSSLSKAKSNIAFRVALRAETAEDSRDVIGSDAALHLPSKENGYALLKVGPRDLEQFRCFYVSAPFVVPKKTATTDKTVDVSFTQPRPLTWEYQPLSNEDSAALAVADAPDEPDEFLYHPDGFKKKKLLDVIRESLVSHPARAPHQIWLPPLEVSETADALVRRWRGKPWWTDYGQNPGLVFPVGIEDFPQEHAQRVHIVDAEMDNIMVVATAQRGKSTTLMTLMTSAALMYRPERVTFFCVGASLYPVEDLPHVAGVVSLTDIEGVSRTLATVEAIIRVREASFKRYQMDISEFRERRFGPGGGGGTDPDDKFGDVFLVIDNFGDLYDKDNGMGDRAIAIARQGLSYGVHVATSASGWLVGQKQALLNVSNARIQLRLSNPDETQMGSGMEHRRAARHTLDRPGFGVTRLGQELLIGVPEIVGPNGERVTTRQIGAAIAAQTGAGKVETLARLPQRVALRDVVAAYAADAESDALDIPFAMGESALQAVALPSRQMPNLLVVGRQGCGKTSTLAAFGQSIAARLSPEQAQITIVDPKTSLIGKIQGEHVRAYAYTPDDIDRVLAELAEMMGYRLPPSGLSQEELLTRSPWSGPHHFLLIDDEQELRTTGVVTKPAATAPLWPLIERSREIGLHVIATRLPGNWAGVSAMSPFLQKLTGSRAPTLFMDNDPQTVKVFGRTSAQQLPPGRGLLVTTDGAMEGVLVGTPD from the coding sequence GTGTCGAAGAGGGGATTCGTTCGCGGCGCGCGTACGCCGGCGCCGACGGTTCCGCCCGCGCGTGTCGTCGTGGCGCCGCCGCTGGCGCTTCCGGAGCGCGAGCCCCGAAACATCCTGCTGATGATCGCGCTGCCCGCGCTCCTGGTCGGCATCATCGGGACCCTCGTGGTGATGTACACCTCCGGCGTCCGCTCCCTGCAGTCCGGCTTCTTCCCGATGATCGGCCTGGTCGGTTTCGGCGCCCTGATGTTCAGCGGCCGCTTCGGGCGCGGTCGGCGGATCAGCTGGGGTGAGCAGGAGAAGCAGCGCCGAATCTATCTGCGCCAACTCGACGAGGACCGCGACGAGGTCCAGCGCGCGGCACAGGAACAACGCCGAAGCCAGTTGTTCGTGCACGGCGACCCGCAGGGGCTGGACACCGTGATCGGCGGCCCCCGGATGTGGGAGCGACGGCCGACGGACCCGGACTTCCTCGACGTGCGCCTGGGCATCGGCGTGCAGTCGACCGCCGACTCCGCGGTATCCCTGCAATGGCCGGAGGTGCCCGTCGGCGAGGAGCTCGAGCCGGTGACCGGTCGCGCACTGCGCGACTTCATCCTCGAGCAGAGCAAGATCCGGGGCATCGGCAAGGTCCTGAGCCTGCGCTCCAAGCCCGGCTTCAGCTTCATCGGTGAGGACCCGGCGCAGCTGCACGCGTTCATGCGCGCGGTGCTGTGTTCGCTTGCCGTCTGCCACAGCCCGAGCGACATCAAGCTGATGGTCGTCACCCGCCACCCCGAGCTGTGGTCGTGGTTGGTGTGGCTGCCGCACAACCAGCACGACGAGATGTTCGACGCCTGCGGTATGCGGAGGTTGGTCTTCGGATCACCGACAGAGCTGGAAGACGCCCTGGATTCCGAGCTTCACCGCAAGGGGCGCGGCCCGTGGGCACCGCCCAGCGGTTCGAGCCCGACGACCATGCTCTCCCCGATGGAGTCCGCGATCGCCGGCTCGGCGCTGGGCCCGCACTGGGTGATCGTCGACGACAACGTCGGCACACCCGAGCAGTGGGAGGGTGTCACCGGTCAGAAGGGTATGGCCGGAATCACCGTGTTACGCTTGGCCACTCGGCCCGGAGTCGGCGTCGGGTTCGCCGACGGCGACGAGCGCTTCGAGCTGCGCGAGGGCCGGCTCTGCCACCGCGGCGCCTTCTATGCCGTCGCCGACATGCTCGCCGAGAGCACATCCGACCGATACGCACGTGCCTTGGCCCGCTGGTCGCCGATGACTGCCGGCGAGCTCTCGGAGACCGACAGCCAGGGCGGAGAGCTGCTGCGCGCCTTGGGAATCAGCGATCCCAGAGTGCTCGACGTCGATCGTCTGTGGGCGGACAGTCGCGGCCGCGGCGATCCCCGCTGGGCCATGGTTCCGGTCGGGGTGAAGCCCGGCGGCGAACTGCAGTACGTCATCTTGCGGGCCAAGGACTTCGGCGGCTTCGGCTTCCACTCGGTGGTGATCGGCACGTCGGGTTCCGGCAAGTCGGAGTACTTCCTATCGCTGTGCAACGGAATCGCGCTGACTCACTCGCCGGAGACCTTCATCGTGATCTTCGTCGACATGAAGTTCGAGTCGGCGGCCCAGGACCTCGAGGGCCTGCCGCACGTGGTGGGCTCGCTGTCCAATCTGGGCAAGGACGACCGCCATCTCGCCGAGCGGATGCGCAAGGCCATCGACGGTGAAATCGCGCGTCGCTACCGGCTGTTCAAAGATGCCGGCGCCCGCGATGCCAACGAGTACGAGGAGATGCGGCTGGCCGGCCGGGATCTGGAACCCGTGCCGATTCTGCTGGTCATCATCGACGAGTACCTCGAGCTGTTCCATCATCATCCGGAGTGGATCGATCTGGTGATCCATATCGGGCAGGAGGGACGCGGCTGCAATGTGTTCTTCACCCTCGGCGGACAGCGGCTCGACCTGTCCTCGCTCAGCAAGGCCAAGAGCAACATCGCATTCCGCGTGGCCCTGCGGGCGGAGACCGCGGAGGACTCGCGTGACGTGATCGGCAGTGACGCCGCGCTACACCTGCCGTCCAAGGAAAACGGGTACGCGCTGTTGAAGGTTGGCCCACGCGACCTCGAGCAGTTCCGTTGCTTCTACGTCTCGGCGCCGTTCGTCGTGCCGAAGAAGACGGCAACGACCGACAAGACCGTCGACGTCAGCTTCACCCAGCCCCGTCCGCTGACCTGGGAGTACCAACCGTTGTCCAACGAGGACAGTGCGGCCCTTGCAGTGGCGGACGCGCCGGATGAGCCCGACGAATTCCTTTACCACCCAGACGGTTTCAAGAAGAAGAAGCTGCTCGACGTCATCCGCGAGTCGCTGGTGTCGCACCCCGCCCGGGCGCCGCACCAGATCTGGCTTCCCCCACTGGAGGTCAGTGAGACCGCCGACGCGCTGGTCCGGAGGTGGCGCGGCAAGCCGTGGTGGACCGACTACGGCCAGAACCCGGGCCTGGTGTTTCCCGTTGGAATCGAAGACTTCCCCCAAGAGCATGCCCAGCGGGTGCACATCGTCGATGCCGAGATGGACAACATCATGGTGGTCGCGACCGCGCAACGGGGTAAGTCGACGACGTTGATGACGTTGATGACCTCCGCGGCGCTGATGTACCGTCCCGAGCGGGTCACGTTCTTCTGCGTGGGTGCCTCGCTCTACCCGGTGGAAGATCTGCCCCACGTGGCCGGCGTCGTCAGCCTCACCGACATCGAGGGTGTCTCGCGCACCCTCGCCACCGTCGAGGCTATCATCCGGGTGCGGGAAGCCTCGTTCAAGCGCTACCAGATGGACATCTCGGAATTCCGAGAGCGGCGGTTCGGACCGGGTGGAGGGGGCGGTACCGACCCCGACGACAAGTTCGGTGACGTCTTCCTCGTCATCGACAACTTCGGCGATCTCTACGACAAGGACAACGGCATGGGTGATCGCGCCATCGCGATCGCCCGGCAGGGCTTGTCGTACGGCGTGCATGTGGCGACCAGCGCCAGTGGCTGGCTCGTCGGGCAGAAGCAGGCGCTGCTCAATGTGTCCAACGCCCGAATTCAATTGCGGCTGAGCAATCCTGACGAAACCCAGATGGGCTCGGGTATGGAGCACCGCAGGGCCGCGCGGCACACCCTGGACCGTCCGGGGTTCGGCGTGACCCGGCTGGGACAGGAACTGCTGATCGGTGTCCCCGAGATCGTCGGGCCGAATGGAGAGCGGGTGACGACCCGGCAGATCGGCGCGGCGATCGCCGCTCAGACCGGCGCGGGTAAGGTCGAGACATTGGCTCGCCTTCCGCAGCGCGTCGCCTTGCGTGACGTCGTCGCGGCCTATGCAGCGGACGCTGAGAGCGATGCCCTCGACATTCCGTTCGCCATGGGCGAGAGCGCACTGCAGGCGGTTGCGCTGCCCAGCAGGCAGATGCCGAACCTGCTCGTGGTGGGCCGGCAAGGCTGCGGCAAGACCAGCACCCTGGCGGCGTTCGGGCAGTCCATCGCCGCCCGGTTGTCGCCCGAACAGGCACAGATCACCATCGTCGATCCCAAGACCAGCCTGATCGGCAAGATCCAGGGCGAACACGTCCGTGCCTATGCCTACACGCCCGATGACATCGACCGTGTGCTCGCCGAATTGGCCGAGATGATGGGGTACCGCCTGCCGCCGTCGGGCCTGAGTCAGGAAGAACTGCTCACCCGTTCGCCGTGGAGCGGTCCGCACCATTTCTTGCTCATCGACGACGAGCAGGAACTGCGAACCACCGGTGTCGTCACCAAGCCGGCTGCGACCGCCCCGCTGTGGCCGTTGATCGAGCGCAGCCGGGAGATCGGGCTGCACGTCATCGCCACCCGTCTGCCGGGCAACTGGGCCGGTGTCTCGGCAATGAGTCCGTTCCTGCAGAAGCTGACGGGTTCGCGCGCCCCGACTCTGTTCATGGACAACGACCCCCAGACCGTGAAGGTCTTCGGCCGCACCAGCGCTCAGCAATTGCCGCCCGGTCGCGGTCTGCTGGTGACCACGGACGGCGCGATGGAAGGAGTGCTCGTCGGAACACCGGACTGA
- a CDS encoding PE domain-containing protein, whose product MVMNVNAAAIGTSAATETGISAEMGSATAAASAALVGVMPMGADLDSAEFAAALNAAGASYIGTAIEHLANRGMFAGAQDLAAATYTATDVINNAALGLA is encoded by the coding sequence ATGGTTATGAACGTCAACGCCGCCGCGATCGGTACCTCTGCGGCCACCGAGACCGGGATCAGCGCGGAGATGGGCTCGGCCACGGCCGCGGCGTCCGCGGCGTTGGTCGGCGTCATGCCGATGGGTGCGGACCTGGATTCCGCCGAGTTCGCTGCGGCCCTGAACGCCGCAGGTGCGTCCTACATCGGGACCGCCATCGAGCACCTGGCCAACCGCGGCATGTTCGCCGGCGCTCAGGACCTGGCGGCGGCGACCTACACCGCCACCGACGTCATCAACAACGCCGCGCTCGGACTCGCCTGA
- a CDS encoding WXG100 family type VII secretion target yields MSDNITYNHGGVADFASEVGSRSAQLMEIHDDILQRTNAIADFFQGSAATSFHEAQMQMLQGLQGLIETMNQHGSTISSVNDSAHQTDVMMGNLF; encoded by the coding sequence ATGTCGGACAACATCACCTACAACCACGGCGGCGTCGCTGACTTCGCCTCCGAGGTCGGCTCCCGCTCAGCTCAGCTGATGGAGATCCACGACGACATCCTGCAGCGCACCAACGCGATCGCCGACTTCTTCCAGGGGTCGGCCGCCACGTCGTTCCACGAGGCGCAGATGCAGATGCTGCAGGGCCTGCAGGGGCTCATCGAGACGATGAACCAGCACGGCTCGACCATCAGCAGTGTCAACGACAGCGCTCATCAGACCGACGTCATGATGGGCAACCTCTTCTAA
- a CDS encoding PPE domain-containing protein — MPDPAWPCSSPETNYLRLVGPGAAGTASTMANGAAWQALMGSNELAFSLSTLNTAVTSLNFEGVGGLSSATAVTGLNTALQLLAGWAQEKPPIAASAVSAYETAVSSMIPAEVSIANRTEQAADVAINPAVLGALTPAIVALDTEYFGEHWPHNAGAGAAYGAALAALVAALTVPPPISPLGASPAAPATAAAAVAQTAGVTAAGEAMKESGQVTQMAGQTAAAPAKAAGGAGEMSSMMMQPMQAAMGAMQPLMGMFQAPVQAFQGLSGLPQSMMGSLGGMFNGTKAGDAAMPAAELVKVSARGARRRCGRRWWRRGSRWFPRRRADQLHPADEQLCSGELGAPDLAEGRAVERHRPRRPHNPRDGRRRNAGLARARRHAGPRQGGERQRRGGARPHRRGPGSPAGPEAQLRLWSKGVLPSTFARG, encoded by the coding sequence ATGCCCGATCCGGCCTGGCCGTGCTCGTCGCCTGAAACCAACTACCTCCGGCTGGTCGGGCCAGGGGCAGCTGGCACGGCTTCGACCATGGCCAACGGGGCGGCGTGGCAGGCGTTGATGGGCAGCAATGAACTGGCATTCTCGCTCTCGACGCTGAACACCGCGGTCACCTCCTTGAATTTCGAGGGCGTCGGCGGTCTCAGCTCCGCCACCGCCGTGACCGGGCTGAACACCGCGCTGCAGCTGCTGGCTGGCTGGGCGCAGGAGAAGCCGCCGATCGCTGCGAGCGCGGTGTCGGCGTACGAGACCGCGGTGTCCTCGATGATCCCGGCCGAGGTCTCCATCGCCAACCGCACCGAGCAGGCCGCCGACGTCGCGATCAATCCGGCGGTGCTTGGTGCGCTCACACCGGCGATAGTCGCCCTGGACACGGAGTATTTCGGCGAACACTGGCCGCACAACGCAGGCGCGGGTGCCGCCTACGGCGCCGCGCTGGCCGCGCTCGTGGCCGCCTTGACGGTTCCGCCGCCGATATCGCCCCTGGGCGCCTCGCCCGCGGCGCCGGCCACTGCCGCGGCGGCGGTCGCGCAGACGGCCGGGGTGACCGCGGCCGGCGAGGCGATGAAGGAGTCCGGCCAGGTCACCCAGATGGCGGGTCAGACGGCCGCGGCTCCTGCCAAAGCGGCGGGCGGGGCCGGCGAGATGAGCTCGATGATGATGCAGCCGATGCAGGCTGCGATGGGTGCGATGCAGCCGCTGATGGGCATGTTCCAGGCCCCTGTGCAGGCCTTCCAGGGGCTGTCCGGCCTGCCCCAGTCGATGATGGGCTCACTCGGCGGCATGTTCAACGGGACGAAGGCCGGCGACGCGGCGATGCCCGCGGCCGAACTCGTCAAAGTCAGCGCTCGGGGGGCTCGGCGGCGGTGTGGCCGGCGGTGGTGGCGGCGGGGGAGCCGGTGGTTTCCCCGGCGCCGGGCTGACCAGCTACACCCGGCCGACGAGCAGCTTTGCTCCGGAGAACTCGGGGCGCCCGACCTCGCTGAAGGCCGGGCTGTTGAGCGCCACCGACCTCGGCGGCCCCACAACCCCCGGGACGGCCGGCGGCGGAATGCCGGTCTCGCCCGCGCACGCCGGCATGCTGGCCCACGGCAAGGGGGGGAACGGCAAAGACGAGGTGGCGCACGCCCGCATCGTCGCGGACCAGGGTCCCCAGCGGGACCCGAGGCTCAGCTAAGGCTCTGGTCCAAGGGGGTGCTTCCGTCAACGTTTGCCAGAGGGTGA
- the eccB gene encoding type VII secretion protein EccB encodes MPLNLANRDQNSGHLFYNRRLRAAITRFSVRMKHDDRKQQAAVVLSLVFVLIGCGWMALLHFMKPAGLVGQSSIIGNRDTGALYAKIDGRLYPALNLTSARLATGNSAVPTWVNAKEISKYPTGPMIGIAGIPDDLTIAANPVSAWSLCDTAATRGSGEPPVVTAIAGELSTGGRAAAMKPNQAVLATHKDGTYLIWNGQRTQIDPADRSVTFNLGLDPGVTRPIQISNALFDAMPATEPLVVPAIPEAGAPSRWLPDSVVGRVLETKDAGGAVSGFYALLPNGVQKITGFVADLLRTADSQGSTTPQLVSPDKLVDIPEVSVLDVDFYPTGRLDFVDTDANPVTCVGWKKQTTDRQASVTFFSGRGLPTPESRDSHIVRLVRDSRDPDSVEANQTLMLPGAANFVASTSGVITADTRESLYWVSPQGVRYGIEWDQSTLQALGIDPGRADQAPWPILRTFATGPAINRATALLARDTIDAGGAVAPVAAGNQPNAGG; translated from the coding sequence GTGCCGCTGAACCTGGCCAACAGAGACCAGAACTCCGGTCACCTCTTCTACAACCGCCGACTGCGCGCCGCGATCACCCGCTTCTCGGTGCGGATGAAACACGACGACCGCAAGCAGCAGGCGGCGGTGGTGCTCTCGCTCGTGTTCGTCCTCATCGGCTGCGGCTGGATGGCCCTGTTGCACTTCATGAAGCCGGCGGGGCTGGTCGGGCAGTCGTCCATTATCGGCAACCGGGACACCGGCGCCCTGTACGCCAAGATCGACGGCCGCCTCTATCCGGCCCTCAACCTCACTTCGGCGCGCCTGGCGACCGGAAACTCGGCCGTCCCCACCTGGGTCAACGCCAAGGAGATCAGCAAGTACCCGACCGGTCCGATGATCGGGATTGCGGGTATCCCGGACGACCTCACCATTGCGGCCAACCCCGTATCGGCATGGTCGCTGTGCGACACCGCGGCCACCCGCGGCAGCGGCGAGCCGCCCGTGGTGACCGCCATCGCCGGTGAACTTTCGACAGGCGGGCGCGCCGCGGCGATGAAGCCCAACCAGGCCGTGCTGGCCACCCACAAGGACGGTACCTATCTGATCTGGAACGGCCAACGCACCCAGATCGATCCGGCCGACCGGTCGGTCACCTTCAACCTCGGACTCGATCCCGGTGTCACCCGGCCGATCCAGATCTCCAACGCCTTGTTCGACGCCATGCCCGCCACCGAACCGCTTGTCGTACCGGCCATCCCGGAGGCAGGCGCTCCGTCACGATGGCTACCCGATTCGGTAGTCGGCCGCGTGCTGGAGACCAAGGATGCCGGCGGCGCAGTCAGCGGCTTTTATGCGCTGCTACCCAACGGCGTGCAGAAGATCACCGGCTTCGTCGCCGACCTGCTGCGCACCGCCGACAGCCAGGGATCGACTACGCCGCAATTGGTTTCACCCGACAAGCTCGTCGACATCCCCGAGGTCTCCGTCCTCGACGTGGACTTCTATCCGACCGGCAGGCTGGACTTCGTCGACACCGACGCCAATCCGGTGACCTGCGTAGGCTGGAAGAAGCAGACCACCGACCGGCAGGCGTCGGTGACGTTCTTCAGTGGGCGCGGTCTGCCCACGCCGGAGAGTAGGGACTCCCACATCGTGCGGCTGGTCCGAGACAGCCGGGACCCGGACTCGGTGGAGGCCAACCAGACCCTGATGCTGCCCGGAGCAGCCAACTTCGTCGCATCCACGTCCGGGGTCATCACCGCCGACACCCGCGAAAGCCTGTATTGGGTTTCGCCGCAAGGCGTTCGGTACGGCATCGAATGGGACCAGAGCACCCTGCAGGCGCTCGGCATCGATCCCGGCAGGGCCGACCAGGCGCCGTGGCCGATCCTGCGGACCTTCGCGACCGGCCCGGCGATCAATCGAGCGACGGCGCTGCTGGCCCGCGACACCATCGACGCCGGCGGTGCCGTCGCCCCGGTGGCGGCCGGCAACCAACCGAACGCGGGAGGTTAG
- a CDS encoding ESX secretion-associated protein EspG, translated as MLTTTVDGLWVLQVLSGIEVLAPELGLRPHLPSVETEQMALAHPIAAELRAVGVITDSGCVDEAVLEWLTVLSRRDVALLVYAQTPAHETEPDRVLLARFAQWWVALERSGIMVRISGVGTATSEGSAGMLVNSQIERLCGEMKPAPLRPVTLDVAELLGAVRDRASLRTFLVDKKLDGDQIATLTLAADTEHSAQASVVAIQSGVANRPARSHIEQGAVTIIDTPQGRLVSEHVSRGGKSWMIVSPGSTGNIAQAVQKMVRRLPAEDEWYSHRKVV; from the coding sequence ATGTTGACGACGACCGTGGACGGCCTGTGGGTGCTACAGGTCCTGTCCGGCATCGAGGTATTGGCACCCGAACTCGGCCTGCGGCCGCATCTGCCCAGTGTGGAGACTGAGCAGATGGCACTCGCCCACCCGATCGCCGCCGAGCTGCGCGCCGTGGGGGTGATCACCGACAGCGGCTGTGTCGACGAGGCCGTCCTGGAGTGGCTGACCGTGCTGTCGCGCCGGGATGTAGCCCTGCTCGTCTACGCACAGACACCGGCCCACGAGACCGAGCCGGACCGAGTTCTGTTGGCGCGGTTCGCGCAATGGTGGGTCGCTCTGGAGCGCAGCGGGATCATGGTCCGGATCAGCGGTGTCGGCACGGCGACGTCGGAGGGTTCGGCCGGCATGCTGGTCAACTCCCAGATCGAGCGGCTGTGCGGAGAGATGAAGCCCGCCCCGCTGCGGCCGGTGACCCTCGACGTCGCCGAACTGCTTGGCGCCGTGCGTGATCGGGCCAGTCTGCGTACCTTCCTGGTCGACAAGAAGCTCGACGGCGACCAGATCGCCACCCTGACCTTGGCGGCCGACACCGAGCACTCAGCGCAGGCCTCGGTGGTGGCCATCCAGTCGGGAGTGGCCAACCGGCCGGCGCGTTCGCACATCGAGCAGGGCGCGGTCACGATCATCGACACTCCGCAGGGCCGGCTGGTCTCCGAGCACGTCAGCCGCGGCGGCAAGTCGTGGATGATCGTCAGTCCCGGGTCCACCGGCAACATCGCTCAGGCGGTGCAGAAGATGGTCCGCCGCCTTCCGGCTGAGGACGAGTGGTACTCCCACAGAAAGGTTGTCTAG
- a CDS encoding WXG100 family type VII secretion target yields MTLVVTPEVLRSTQQAIESALEHATAIANGYLSSHEGIGSAVWGGQAQLASVNTAAQINHDLQQTITGGTRLAHGLSQAASMMEQHEADAAHSLTSFAANA; encoded by the coding sequence ATGACACTCGTCGTCACACCGGAGGTGCTGCGCAGCACCCAGCAGGCCATCGAGTCTGCGCTCGAGCACGCGACGGCCATCGCCAACGGCTACCTCAGCAGCCATGAGGGCATCGGCTCGGCCGTTTGGGGCGGGCAGGCGCAACTGGCGTCGGTCAACACCGCCGCGCAGATCAACCACGACCTTCAGCAGACCATCACCGGCGGAACTCGGCTCGCGCACGGTCTGAGCCAGGCCGCTTCGATGATGGAGCAGCACGAGGCCGACGCCGCGCACAGCCTGACCAGCTTCGCCGCCAACGCCTGA
- a CDS encoding MinD/ParA family ATP-binding protein gives MTNPWNEPGHSADPRETRRDPFGEHHRQQQDSVSGTLRISDMVAPRKIPPGSGWRKFLYNVSFKTINLGESPAERHYRELRERIRRHIRKQYVIGFVSGKGGVGKTTMTASIGAIFRECRPENVVAIDAAPGFGTLAGRIDESPPGDYSAVLNDTDVQGYADIREHLGQNQIGLDVLAGNRASDQPRPLVPAMFTGVLSRLRRTHNVILVDTADDLEHPVMKAVLDACDTLVFVSGLTADTSLPVTRGIDLLRSMGYHDLVSRSMVILNDSRNNYDADARAYLTERFGQSGATVEFMPYDPHLAKGGIIDAQHELQKKTRLRLFEITASLADKYIPDADRPR, from the coding sequence GTGACGAATCCCTGGAACGAGCCGGGGCATTCCGCAGACCCCCGTGAGACCCGGCGCGATCCGTTCGGCGAGCACCACCGCCAGCAGCAGGACTCCGTCTCGGGGACGTTGCGGATCTCCGACATGGTTGCGCCGCGCAAGATCCCGCCGGGCTCGGGCTGGCGGAAGTTCCTCTACAACGTCTCGTTCAAGACGATCAACCTCGGAGAGTCCCCGGCCGAGCGGCACTACCGCGAACTGCGTGAGCGTATTCGCCGGCACATCCGCAAGCAGTACGTGATCGGCTTCGTCTCCGGTAAGGGCGGCGTCGGCAAGACGACGATGACCGCGAGCATCGGCGCGATCTTTCGGGAGTGCCGCCCGGAGAACGTCGTGGCGATCGACGCGGCACCGGGATTCGGGACGCTGGCCGGCCGCATCGACGAGTCCCCGCCGGGTGACTATTCGGCGGTGCTCAACGACACCGACGTCCAGGGCTATGCCGACATACGGGAACACCTGGGGCAGAACCAGATCGGGCTGGACGTGCTCGCCGGGAACCGGGCGTCCGACCAACCCCGGCCGCTGGTGCCTGCGATGTTCACCGGGGTGCTGTCACGGCTGCGGCGCACCCACAACGTGATCCTCGTCGACACCGCCGACGATCTCGAGCACCCGGTCATGAAGGCGGTCTTAGACGCCTGCGACACCCTGGTGTTCGTCTCGGGTCTGACCGCGGACACCTCGCTGCCGGTGACCCGCGGCATCGACCTGCTGCGGTCGATGGGTTACCACGATCTGGTGTCGCGGAGCATGGTGATCCTCAACGACAGCCGCAACAACTACGACGCGGACGCGCGGGCGTATCTGACCGAGCGGTTCGGGCAGTCCGGCGCCACCGTCGAATTCATGCCTTATGATCCGCATCTGGCCAAGGGCGGCATCATCGACGCGCAGCACGAACTGCAGAAGAAGACGCGGCTGCGGCTGTTCGAGATCACCGCGTCCTTGGCCGACAAGTACATTCCGGACGCCGACAGGCCACGCTGA